The Capsicum annuum cultivar UCD-10X-F1 chromosome 1, UCD10Xv1.1, whole genome shotgun sequence sequence GGGTTGAGGAGCCGGATATTAGAGTTTGAATTGTGCAATCAAGAGCTCCTTCAATATGATACCACTTAGGAATCAAGGACATTGTAATGGTTGATGGCACATACAATTATGTTAGACACAGCTCCTTATCTATCAACAACTGCCAAATCTATAAGCCTGCTGATTTTGTAATTGTTGATATACGAGCACTGCATACTTTGATAGAGCATTGATAGAATTGATATCTTGCATGTCAACGTGTTACGCCATTAGGATGATTTGTTGAAATAAGTGTTTTGTACAAAAAAATAGTTCGTGGAAAAGAGAATGTATTTAGATTTCTAATTCTTCTGAAGTTCCATGAATTTTGATAGAATCATAGCCTTAGAGGTAAATCTGTTTGCACTAGAAACAAAAAAGTCTAATGCAATTCAGTTTGATCGTTGCACTACATTACTGTTGtcttcaaaacatctgaaatttCTCTTTTTCCATAATGTCCACCAGATACAAAAAAAAACTCCATCTTTCTCTGTCTCAAGCTCCTGCCACCTCTCAGATATAATACAAATGTAACCTTATTTGGCATTAACTGAGCAATGCCTCTAAGATAAACAAATATTCTCCATAGTTGGGCATCATTTTTGCAGAGTAGAAATAGATGACTGACTTTCTCAGCCTCTTCACCAAATAGGTAACATCTAGAACAAAGAGAAATGTTTTCCCTTTTTGAGTTCTGAGAGTGACTCAGCCCCATAAAGACAGATACTGTGATTTCCATCTAGTTAACTTCTTTTCACACTTCTCAACCACTGAATTCCAGATATACTTGGACCTTGATTTGGCACCTAATGGCATTCCCAGATAAGTGGTAGGCAGTGCTCCTACTTCTCCGTCCGGAATCATAATCAGCTCCTCCATATTAGGTACTTCATTGATGGGGTACATGTGACACTTTCACATAAGCCATATACTCCTTCAAACAGCACTAAGATAGTTCTCAGAATTCTCAGTTGGTCTCTTCAGCATCACAAAATATTATGGTGTTATTTTCATAATTGAGTTGTGTGCCGTTGATGTTGGCATTAAGGCTTGAGTTTGTGGCCACCTCAACCTTTCAGACATCCATTGGTTCTTGCCACCTTCATCATGTTGTTCATGCCCTCTATTGCTACtacattacaaaaataaaaaggaaacgGAGCAGGAGGTTATCCTTTCTTAAACCTCTCTAAACTGAGAAGAATCCTTCAGCTGATGATAAGAATTTATAACTTGACAGTTGAGATACAATATCTTATTCATTTAATCCATTTTCCTCCAAAACCCATAATTAGAGCATCATGGTCCAATTTACACAGTATTCTTTGCTTCTTCTGTTTGATTCTGGAATCAACTGATTCATTAGCAATTAAAACCGCAACCACTATTAGGACCTCGAGAGTAGCTTGTAGGCAATGCCTGTAAGGCTGTCTAAAGTCAACCAATTCCTTTGCTACAATATTCTTTGGAATCAGAGCTATGTAGGTCGCATTGTAGCGTTGCTCAAAAACTCCATGGGAGTAGAAATTTTTTAAAGAATCCATATGTCATGCTTCAGTACTTTCCAACATTTGATAAAGAAACCAATTTTGTGACACCTAGATTGGGAACATTGTCTATGGCACACATATTTAGGTATGAATACAACTCTTGCTCTTCTAAATCACTTTGAAGAGCTTCTTTTTCATCTTCAGTGATGACTGGACCACTAGACCGGACATTTGACAAGTTGCATGACAGTCTCCATTCTAGAGTCTCCGAATAAAGCTTCAAGTAGGTTCAATAATTTCTCCATAATTCAACTTGGATCTTCCACGGTTTCATCTTGGATCACTAGTTGGCTATGTTGTTGCTTCTCTTATGTGCATTAGCCATTTTATGGAAAAAGTTGGCGTCCCTATCCCCCTCTTTAAGCCATTAAAGTCCTAGATTTTAGTCTCCGTGCAATGTCTTCTTTTTTCATGTATTCTTTGTATCCCGTCAAAAGGGAAGCCTTTAGAATTGATTCCTCTTCGTCAGAATTTTGTTCTCTTGTACAGCATCCAGTGAAGCCAGTTGACTCAAAATCCTAGTCTTTTGAATGCCCAAGTTTTTTTGTTTGCTTTTGCTCCAGTCTTTTAACTTGCTTTTTAAAGCTTTGAGTTTGCAGGCCAAAATGTAATCAGGCTTGACTGTGAATTAGTGTGAAATCAAATGAGTTCCACCAGTCTAATTTTCTCCACAAATCCCTCAATAGTCCGCCCAGCTGTCAAACTTGAAATAGGATTTATTTTACTCCCGAATTCCACATTGTAATGAAATAGGGCTGTGATCAGACTCCAATCACTGCAAAAATGTCTGCTTGACATTCCTGAACCTATCATCCCACTCTTGGGAGATAGGATTCTATCAGTTTTAGATGCAATCCTGTAATTTCCGCCCTTGAACCAGGTGAAACAACCCCAGATCCTCAATGAAGTGTGAGAACTCCTCCATAGTTGGGGTTCTCCTTCTGCAGTTACTTCTTTCATAAGGGAACCTTGAGAGACTAAAATCTCCACAAACAGCCCATGGCCCATCCGGCAGACCCCTAGTTGTTCCTATTTCCTCCCTTACATGCTCCCTTTCATATCTGTAATTTGAAGTGTATAGTCCAGTTATGTGGCAGGAAAAATCCAGTTATCTCCAAAAACTAACCAATTTAGATGTCATCAACCAACTAAACGAATTTATTTCACCAAAACCTCAGGTAGTAGTAACAAGGGTAAAAAATACTCAAACATGAGTTTGATCCAAATGGATAGCCTCCAAATTTCTGATGCGCCAGCACCTAAGTTGCGCAGACTCTCCACTTTCGATGACGCACCCCCGCCgcattcttcaaaaatacactagttttggCGAATCCGACATGCACCCATTGTCATTTTCAAGGAGTTCGAGAAACATAGGTCAGCACAACTACTAAAATGCACTTGATTAATATTTCTTTCAGTTAGAACAAAAATTGATAACTCAAaacaaaagattaaaattttaaattctacatttaaattcaattcaagaGTATATTTCCAAAATTTCTTTCTAGCTTAGGGTTAATTCTTATAATTCTCAAATTCAAATTACGAGCATTAGCATCTCCTTTTAGGaattcatatttaataaaaagcaCTACTGCAAAGAGAAATGAAGTTTGCCTCAGCAAGCACACACCAAAAACACTGTATATCTAGTTGGCTCTTCAAGTAAGATGTTAAGAGGAATGTCCATCTCAATTTACCCCACTTTCTCTCCttgaatcaacaacaacaaaaacaacataccaagtgtagTCCCATAAAGTGAGAAGCTATTTCCGATAGATCCCTGGCAAGACAAAAACAGTCTAGAAAAAGAAGTAACGAAAATACAAGAGACAATAGATCATAATGAATACTCCCAACAGATAGGAACAAAACAGTACTACAACAAAATACCATTTCAATTGAACTACACAAAACAATAGATAGCAACAGAAATCGAAGAACAAGAAACTAAAAGAGTGTTCCTACAACTGCTAGTAAAGGCAACAAGACAATGCACTCTACCCTACTAGTATGGACGCGCTTTCCTTGAatctaacaaaaataaataaataaatgaaaaattactGTACTCAAGAAGGTCAGAACTTTCCCAGGAATTGTAAATGTTAACAAAATGCCAGAGTAAATCAGAAGTAAACTAAGATATTTTTGTCCTCGAATTCAAATTTTTGCCTTGTCTTTCTCTTTGCGGAGCAGAAATAACGCCGGACAATCTAACCAACATTTGTTCCTTCCACCGTATTTTCCAATcagattataaataaatatatatataaccaatgCCTTATTATCACAACCCCAAAGAAAGCATTCAATTTTATCTATCTATCTCCACTTTTATACCCCAAAAAATTCACAACCAAAAGAAAATAGATCTTCTCTAATTGAATCGGATTTATAGTACGTACCTTAGGGTTAGTGACATTGGAATTCTTGCGAACTTCGGCGGCGGCGGCTGAACGGAGTTGGGATGGGGTAACGACATCGTACAAGTTATAGATTTCCATTATATGAGGGATAGATCTGCAACACATCCTGAAGAATTCAAAGGTACGACTGCGAGCTTCTTCCAAACTCCCCGAGTTTGCTGGCACCTTGAGCTTCTTCAGCATAATATGGGCCATCTGAGATGATTTCTTTCTGCCTTTAGTGAACAAGTAAAATGACGATTGCTCAGAAAAGAGAAGACTTTCACAAGGATTAAAAGGCTTCAGAATAAACAGTGAAATGACCTCTTGAGTCTCAATAATATGTGTGAATCTGAACTATATCTAAAAAGGTAGGGTTAttattcaaattaattaaatatataattttgacatatttaatatttattgttcaaattaattaaatgtataaTTTTGACATACTTAATATTTATGTGGTACAATATATTGAAGTTACGTATGTATACtaacaatatcaaaattataattttaattagttcatGTAATAGGATCTCCTTTAAGTTGAGGTATGTAACAACTATTTTGGGTATAGTTGAGGGGCAACAGggctctcttttttttttttcacttcttttggCTAATTAACGAGTAAACAACATAAAATGCAGACGAGTGAATTTGTATTGGTTAGAAAATTTGTACAAAATTCctctttatatttatttgtcattctgtatttcaatatttattttttttgagtcgGCAATATGGTCAAGTTCGTTGGGATtgaatggcaatgaaaagagttttggagtATCTTAAGTACACTTAAGACTATgtcttgcattataataaatatcatgcggtacttgaaggatatagggatgcaaattggatcaccagatcgaacaaagtaaaatccacaagtggatatgtgtttactatcggtggaggaatagtctcttggaaatcattcaaacatacttgtattgctcgctctataatgaaatctgaatttatcgcattggataaagtcggtgaagaagcagaataacttcgaaatttcttgaaagatattctttattggcccaaaccaatgGCACCAGTatatatacactgtgatagccaaacgacaataggtagggcagggagcatgatgtacaacggtaaatctcgttaCATACGACGAAGACATAATAttgttagggaacttctctctagtggaattatcactgttgactatgtaaagtcaaaggataatgtgttggatccactcACAAAAGGCTTATCCAGAGAaagagtggaaaggacatccaagggaataggtttaaggcctaggacaagtcaatacggcggtaactctacctagcagactggagatcccaatagctaggttcaagaagatcaaacaaagttatgtctgacaggttcaacattgtcaattacccaattCATTCTCATGATGCAGACAATGTTCAGTAAACAAGGATAGGACTTAAGgtgaaaaatcttttaatgattatctaaatttgacagatttgaccaaataatttaatctataggattgaacgtttagaaattacctatgtgagggcaaagtggaagccgcttcaacgagaatgttagtaaatgcctattctctaagctctcatgaaagcgagacgtgttcatggctgaaaagaacaaaatcgtgagaaccataaacagtaaaaggcttattgtgtgacatgtgttgtctaggtgtatgCTACAGCTCGacggtttaaagatatcaaatctaccgattgatcgagtgcatccgatccatgttcactatggaaagttcaaagggaaacctacttatccagatgcacagatgcaatcagtctttacttgataatcacatacttgtccgtaaaatttttacaaaaaatagtcatttttcattcatgtaggggattgttaggttcaaagtatatgaaaaaagtgtgaatgaaaaatggagtaaaaatggTGGAGAAGGGAGACACCAATTTATAAAGTGTACTCctaaattggaaagttcactctttctcccacattggtggaagaagagaacttgtgagtgtttaaaataagggacacttactccacatgttaagtgagacaagaaataagagatgcctcgcgtcgtcgtcgtcgtcgctcgctcggcttcggaattggaattggaattggaattaaaaaatgatcgatcgatgagatctatctttttggaaaaagtttatttgacaaaaattcagaaattcagttcgaaaataccaaaggaaaaacacaacttttttctgtgttttgatactccatttatatgcatgcatgcagattCTGAAAAAGTGTTTCGAAACAGTGCAATGCTGAAacgaagggatgcaacccttcaatgaaatgacacactgattcatgaaatgataTGCCTGTTCGGAAAAGCCacattctttggacgaacagacatggcttttccagaaaggtcacaccttttaagtgaaccattgccacttttcagaagagacACATgctggctatataaacctgctttcatccacaggtttaggtacAAATTTTCTGAaacaaaaactctcttcttgtcttgaaaaactTTTTGTGTGATCTATCaaaccgttgagtgagttcgctGAATCCAACAATTTAAGGTACCgttattgttcggattgaaggtcattttatccagGGAGAAAGATTCCAAAACCTTGGATACGGTgaggagaattattccttaaggacactccgtgaattcgaaGGACTTGGTCTTAAATTATGTTTCATCTCTTCTCTGAAtcttaacacacttcttagatagattattcgtagtctagtgttgaaggtgttacagaacttcataagtgttcctgtcttggacttgaactagtgttacaaattcttgtacccgaatacaTAAAAGATAACATATTAGATATTGAACCCActtcggttagttcgtatgtCTTATGAACTCCCTTCGTGAATAtcttggctccgccactggtGATAGCTAGTACATATCTTAAGAAGATAACTATTTTTTACATAATAACTTATAGGAGcagtaataaaataatatgatataataatCGCAAATTTATTTCAATGACTATCCATCATAAGCTAATGATCttagatataaaatttaattgtggagtaaaaaaaaatgacttgTAAATTGTAATTATCAATAACTGTAAATTTGGAGAGAATGAGGGGTGGGACTTAGCTAATGACATTGTGGAAGAGACGTAATGTTGCATTAAGAAAATATCAATTGAACTACTAGGTATATCTGAAAATTTAAGAGCTCGATCATATGAATCCTAATAGTAGAGTAAGGATATATAAAAAGTTAGTGTATATTAGAGGTAGAAAGAATGCTATAGGAAGTTTTCAAAAGTGATGGAGAATCCTTTCAAGAATATAGACCAGGCTCAAGACGTGTTTTATGACCGATTTTCACTATTTGTTTTTGTCCAAGAGGTCTGAGATGAGTTTTTGATACTTGTTCAAAGTTTAGAGTTTTACGTTGTTGAGCTTTA is a genomic window containing:
- the LOC107869413 gene encoding NADH dehydrogenase [ubiquinone] 1 alpha subcomplex subunit 6 encodes the protein MAHIMLKKLKVPANSGSLEEARSRTFEFFRMCCRSIPHIMEIYNLYDVVTPSQLRSAAAAEVRKNSNVTNPKVIDMLLFKGTEELMNIVNQSKQRHHIVGQYVVGNQGLVQDLAAKDQDTSNFLKNFYGSNYS